ATCAATCTGCCCCCGGGAACAAGTTGCTTCTTTAACGGTTCCGGCACGGAGGGTGAACCTGCAGTTACGAGAATTGCATCATAAGGAGCAAATTCATTCCAGCCAATCGATCCATCCCCCCACTTCGAATAAACGGGGTATCCAAGTTTCTCGAATCGCTCCCTCGACTTCATGTAAAGGTCGTATTCTCTTTCAATGCTGTAGACTTTTGCTCCAAGAGTACTCAAAATCGCAGCCTGAAACCCGGAACCGGTCCCAATTTCCAAAACCTTGTCGCCGTTCCTAAGTTTGGCAGCCTGTGTCATAATTCCAACGGTCGTTGGTTGTGAAATGGTCTGACCGTAGCCAATGTGCAGAGCAGAATCTTCATATGCAAGGTGAGAAATGGCTTCAGGAACGAATCTGTGGCGGTCGCATACCATAAAGGCATCCAGTACCTGTGGATCATTTACTCCATTGGATATCAGTTTTTTTATGAGTGTTTTTTTTGCAGAAGTGAACATCATTGTCGATCGAAAAGAAAGAAATTATACACCAAAATAAAAAAAGCTGTCAAAAAAGTTGTTTACCGGTAGTTTGCCGAATTTCAGCTAAAAAGATGAACAACTATTAAGACAGCTTTGTGGAGGCGCCGGTCGGATTCGAACCGACGGATAAAGGTTTTGCAGACCTTCCCCTTAAGCCACTTGGGTACAGCGCCATTTTTATTCTCCAAAATGAAAAAATCCACTGGCGTGGATTTTTTACTGGAGCGGGAAACGGGACTCGAACCCGCGACTTCAACCTTGGCAAGGTTGCGCTCTACCAACTGAGCTATTCCCGCAAATCTTCAATAAATTGGTCTACAAATATAGCTAAATTCAATATTTCATGCAAGTGGAGCAAAAAATTTTTTTAGCTAAATCTTAATTTTTTTGAAGGATTTACCTTCTTTTCCTCTTCACAGGCTCTTTCACAGCACTCTCCTCTATTAATTTAAGAGCCTCTTCAAATGTAATCGAGACAGGTTCCTTCCCTTTCGGGATTTTTGCATTCACCTTCCCGTTTGTTATATATGGACCAAAACGCCCGTTTAGGATTTTAATCTCAGGGTTCTCTGTGAAGCTTTTAATGTTTCTTGCCGATTCAACATCCCGCTTCGTAAGTATCAACTCGATACACTCCTTCTCTTCAATTTCCAAAGGGTCGATATTCTTGGGAATCGAGTAAAACTTGCCGCCATGCTTCACATACGGACCAAATCTTCCGGTAGCTATTGTAAGTTCCTCGCCTTCAAATTCTCCCGCGATTCTCGGAAGCTTAAAAAGATCCAGTGCCTCTTCGGTCGTGATAGTATCAAGCCTCTGCCCTGCCTTAAGAGAAGCCATCCTAGGTTTGATCTCAGGATTATCAGGGTTATAGAGTTGAGCCACCGGACCATATTTGGCCATTCTGACGATCAGATCGAGACCGGTCTTTGGATCCTTGCCTAATTCCCTCGACCCCGTGGCACGGTCACTTGACTCAATAGTTTCTTTGACTATTTTATGAAAAGGCTGATAAAATTTGTTCAGCATCGTTATCCGCTCCACTTCGCCTTTTGCTATATCGTCCAGCTCTTTTTCAACTTTTGCAGTAAACTTAAAATCAAGGATACTGGGGAAGTTCTTCACCAAAAAATCGTTCACAATAAATGCAATGTCAGTCGGGAACAATTTTCCCTTATCAGCTCCCGTTATTTCTGTTTTATCTTCGGTAATTATCTTTCCTGAAGCAACGAGGGTTAACTTCTTGTATTCTCTTTGCTTACCTTCTCTCTCCTCTTTCACAACATACCCTCTGTCCTGAACTGTGGAAATTATCGGTGCGTATGTGGAGGGTCGCCCGATTCCAAGTTCTTCAAGTTTCTTCACCAGGGCAGCCTCGGTATATCTTGCTGCGGGGCGTGTATAGCGCTGTGTGGCAGTAATTTCTTTCATGCTGAGACCCTGCCCGACCTTCAATGGTGGAAGTATCGAGAGATCCTGTTCTTCACTGTCATCATCATCTTTTGATTCGATATACAATTTCAGAAACCCGTCAAAAAGTATCACTTCTCCTGTTGCAATAAATAAATGATCGGAAGTTGAAACCGCGATGGATGCAGTTGTTTTTTCAATTTTTGCATCACTCATCTGTGAGGCGAGAGCCCTTTTCCAAATCAGATCATACAAAACCGATTCGTCACGGGAGAGATTTGATATCTTTCGCTTATCGAAATATGTGGGCCTGATGGCTTCATGCGCTTCCTGAGCATTTGCTGACTTCGTTTTATACTTCCTCAAGTGATGATAATTACTGCCAAAACTTTCAGTAATTGTCTCTTTGGCAGAACCCAGTGCAAAATCGGAAAGATTTACCGAATCGGTTCGCATGTAGGTAATATGTCCTGCTTCATAGAGATTCTGAGCAATTCGCATTGTCTTTGAGACTGAAAATCTCAGCTTTCTCGCAGCTTCCTGTTGAAGAGTCGAAGTTGTGAACGGCGGGGCTGGTGATTTTTTGAGCTCCTTCTTTTCCAGGTTCGAGATGGTAAACTCTGCACCATTGCATTTTTGAAGAAACTCAAACGCCTTAGCCTGGTCATCAAATTTTGTATCCAAATCCCCTTTTAAGGAATAATCCTTTCCACCATCTTTGACACCAAAAAGTCCGGATACATTAAAATAATCTTTGGTAACGAATTCCTGTATTTCTCTTTCCCTGTCCACAATCAGTCTTACAGCCACTGACTGCACTCTGCCAGCAGAAAGAGATGGCCTTACCTTTTTCCACAAAACAGGCGAAAGTTCGAAGCCGACCAGGCGGTCAAGTATTCTTCTTGACTGTTGGGCATCGACCAGGTCATCATCAATGGTTCTTGGATTTTTTACAGCTTCCAAAATGGCAGGTTTTGTGATCTCATGAAAAACAATTCTTCTGATCTTCTCCTTAGGTATCTCCAAAGCCTCTTTCAGATGCCATGAAATAGCTTCACCCTCGCGGTCCTCGTCAGTAGCCAGCCAAACAGTCTCTGCTTCTTTGGCCATCTTCTTTAATTCAGCCACTTTTTTCTTCTTGTCAGAAGGCACTTCGTATTTTGGAATGAATCCGTTTGAGGTGTCTATTCCCATATCCTTCTTTGCAAGGTCTCTTATATGTCCATAACTCGATGTTACGGTGAAATCCTTGCCGAGAAATTTTTCAATTGTCGAAGCTTTTGCGGGTGATTCTACAATTACCAGGTTTTTTATCATAATTCGTAAATTTTCAGATTAACTGTTTTGTTTTGTTCGTCCGGTATGTTTATACAATTCCGGTTTCAAAAAAAAATATTTTCAGGATGCAAAGGAAATGATTTTATTTGGATGTGCAAAAATAATGCTGATTGATGCAAAAAATTAACGGGCGTACCCGATTTATATTCCCTTGAACATCGCTGACTCTATTCATAACACCGATCGTTAACTTATAATTCTATATCACAAACATCCACGATACTTTCAGAATAACAACAAGGTCCTTCGATCTCAATCCGTCGTGTGTGCTTAGTATTTTATTAATGACAAGATAGATGTCGCTGCCGGGAGATGGCTTGATATTTAATTTGTAATTAAAATTAAGCTCCTCCACCTCATTATTCCACTGAAACAAGAGAAATGAAGCGACATTTACATTCATCGTATATTTTATTCGTGTAAAGAACTCATTTGTTTGAAATCTTGTGGAATTTACATCAAGGTCATTAAACCGATAGCCCAGTGAAAACCCAAAATTCTGATTCAGAGTTGCATTCAATTCATTCTCGAATTCAAATCGTTTTCCTCCGTAATAATCTCCGTAAACCATCTCAAACCCGCCGAATAACTGCCTGGCCGGATTCGATTCGAAAGAAAATCCGTACATGTTTCCGTAGTACTCCCCTTTTTGGATGACTGTGTTTTTGAAAATTCTGAAATCCTCTTCAGGCTTGTCAAATTGCCTTAGAAAAGTAAGATTGATCCTGTCGTTGGAGGCAAAAGTAAGACTTAAGGGAGTTGCTTCATACTCAAACGAAATCATGCTCCCTTGCGGATCGTGAGTCATACGAAATTCAACCGGAATAATTTTCAACCGTCGGAGCATTCCGTTGTTAAATCTTGGTGACCATGCTGCATTAAAAACAAATTCGTTCACCCCTGCTTCCGAGATAAATCCCGATTCAGGATTGAAATTCTTCTGTGTGAATCCGTATGATGAGAAAATGTTCACCAGATCATTCGGAAACTCAACACTCAAACCACCGGCAAGATTATCCTTGTTGTTGTTGTTATCCTGCGATGCGGCGATACGAGAGGTAATTACGAGATTCTGATCTCCGAGAAAATCGTTAAAATTAAAACTCAAATCAAGACCTCCCATTCGGTTATATCTGTCAGTCGACTGCACATTACTAAAGATAAAGCCGGCATAGGAATTTGTGCCAAATCCGAATTTTGCCCTGCCGACTGAATAATTTGTCGTATTTTTTGTGGAAGTGCCTTCTGTTTGAACTGACAGCAATCCCGCTTCCAAATTGCCGGTCGACCCCGTGACTTTCAGTCCTCCGATTATTGGAATTCCCTCTCCGTTGGCGATACCTATGACGCGGGAATAATATGCAAGATTTCGACTTGCAAGATTAAAAGAAAAAAGTTTGTGCCCCTCAAGGAAGAAATCCCTCTTTTCGGGCAGATATAGAGGAAATCTCGTCAGGTTTATCTCAGCAATATCCGCCTCGACTTGAGCGAAATCCGTGTTTATGGTGAGATCGACTGTGAAAGCATCGGAAATGCCATACTTAAGATCGAGTCCTGCTTTAAATCTTGTCTCCTTTTCGGAATTGATATCCTGAAATCCTCCATTCACATAAGGAAGTAAATAAACAGGATTCCCTCTTTTTATTCCCTGCAAACCGGTAAGTTGTCCGGCGCGGGTAAGGTCAAATAAAAATCCATTCCTTACAGCACCGGACCAGATAACATCCTGACTCAACCTCCTGATCCCCCTTTGAAAATTAATTTTCCAGTTTTGTATATCTCTGTCAGGAAATTTCAGCGAGGAGAAAGGTAGTTTGAATTCGGCACACCAATAATTATTGTGAATTGCCGAACTTACATCCCAGATCATATCCCAATCCTCATTGAATTCACCATATGATCTGCCTGCTACCAAAGCATCATTTTTTACAGAAAGTGGATTTGTCGCAAACCAGTATCCGTTTCTTTGGTCTCCAAATGTATCCAATATTAATTTTACATTGTCATCCCCTGATGTAAATCCATCGTACTTCATCTCCCTGGCAATTATTTTTTCAGGCTCGGGATCAAAGCAGATGAACAACACATACAATGCATCTGCGGTATATGCAACCTTGACAGTTGTGGGAAATGCAGATGCTTCTCCGGGATTCGGATCGATTTGTAAAAACGATGAATCACCCGGGATTGAGAACCAGACACTCTCCTTATCATTGCCATCCAGTTCAGGTGCTGTCTGTATCCTGGTTGCCTTTATCGATTTTTCACCATTTTGTGAAAGGGCAGTTAACGATATCAATATCAAAATAAGAAGTGTAAAGCGGACAGTTGCGATATTTACTCTCATATTATTAATGAATAATGGTTTTTACTGTACCAATTAAAATTGAATTTCTGTTTTGCGATAAATTACTTTAAAGTATATTTATAATTACAAAAATAGCTTATTTTAATATTTACACATGAAAATACTTTATTCTTCAGCCGAGTCGCTGGCGCAACAACTTAAAGTGTACCTTGCCCCCGGTGGGATGATTATTCACTCCGCTCAGGATGGTTTGCTTGATTCAGTCAAACTCGAAAAACCCTCAGCTATTATACTTCTGCCTGATGAAGTGAATATTGATGTTTTACTTGCTGTCAGGTTCGCCTCCCCTTCATCATTCATTATTGTCGCCGGATCGGATCTGCCTTCTGACTGGTTAAAAGAACTGTTTAACCATAATTGCATTCACTTTTTTCTTGATGAACGAAATATTGATTCTGAATCGGATCTTCTAAAACATTCGTTCTGGAGCCATTATTTCGTTCGAAGAAAAATCGATCAAACGGAAAACCGTACTGAGTATTTCTTTGCCAGAATAAAATTCCTGCATGAGATTACCATAAAGATGCTCGAAAACAAACCTCTTGGAAGACTTCTTGACGAGATAATGCTTGCAAGTCAACATGTTCTCGATGCTGAAAAAAGCTCATTTATGCTTTATGACCCCAAAGACGGACTTCTTCATTTCCATGTTCTTGAGGGAGCATCTGAAAATATTATAAAGGACCGGCCACTCGAGCTTGGTAGTGGAATTGCCGGCTGGGTTGCGAAACACAGAATTGCCCAACTCGTGGATGATTGCTACACCGACAAAAGGTTCAACCCGAATTTTGATAAAATATCCAATTTTAGAACCCGCAATATGGTTTGTGCCCCAATCATTAAAAATGATATGCTGCTCGGGGTGATTTCTGTTCTAAACAAGAGGGGTGACAGTAAATTTCTGGTCGAGGATGTACAATTGCTGGAAACTCTCGCCGGTCAATGTGCTGTAGCTATCGAAAATGCACGGCTGCTCGATTCAAAGATCGAAAATGAGGCAATTAAAAAAGAACTCGAGATGGCTTTTAAGATACAGCAAAAATTACTTCCGAGCGAATTGCCTGTTTTCAAATCACTTTCTGTGTCAGCTAAATTGATTCCGGCTCAGGAAGTCGGTGGTGATTACTATTCTGTTCACAGGTTATCTGAGAACCGTTGTCTGTTGATGGTCGCAGATGTGTCCGGCAAAGGCATACCCGCCGCACTTCTTGTCTCAACAATTGATGCCACTCTCCACACAATAATAAAACTCAAAGGAGATGACCTCGATCCAAAATTTATCGCGGAAACTATCAATTCAGTACTCTGTGATGTTACTACAAGTGAAAAATTTGCCACTGCCTGGATTGGGATTCTTGATATGAATTCCGGAATTCTAAAAAGTATAAACGCCGGGCACAACGAACCGATACTGTTCAAATCCTCCAATTCATCAATTATCAGATTGCGAAAGGGAGGGATTTTTCTGGGTGTGGTACCTTTCGATTATGAAGTGGAGACACTCGAGTTTTCAAAAGATGATATTATAGTATTCTTCTCTGATGGTGTTGTTGAAGCCATGGATACGAGGCTGAATCTCTATTCCGATAAAAAACTGGTGGAATTGGTACAACAGAATTCCCATCTCTCTTCAGGTGAACTTGTTGATATGATTGTTAAAGATGTTTTGCACCATGAGGAGAACACTCAACAAAGCGATGATATAACCATTTGCATT
This genomic window from Ignavibacteria bacterium contains:
- a CDS encoding protein-L-isoaspartate(D-aspartate) O-methyltransferase translates to MFTSAKKTLIKKLISNGVNDPQVLDAFMVCDRHRFVPEAISHLAYEDSALHIGYGQTISQPTTVGIMTQAAKLRNGDKVLEIGTGSGFQAAILSTLGAKVYSIEREYDLYMKSRERFEKLGYPVYSKWGDGSIGWNEFAPYDAILVTAGSPSVPEPLKKQLVPGGRLIIPVGEKESQKMMIIQKVSESEFRTEEIPEFAFVPLLGKEGWKKK
- the topA gene encoding type I DNA topoisomerase, whose translation is MIKNLVIVESPAKASTIEKFLGKDFTVTSSYGHIRDLAKKDMGIDTSNGFIPKYEVPSDKKKKVAELKKMAKEAETVWLATDEDREGEAISWHLKEALEIPKEKIRRIVFHEITKPAILEAVKNPRTIDDDLVDAQQSRRILDRLVGFELSPVLWKKVRPSLSAGRVQSVAVRLIVDREREIQEFVTKDYFNVSGLFGVKDGGKDYSLKGDLDTKFDDQAKAFEFLQKCNGAEFTISNLEKKELKKSPAPPFTTSTLQQEAARKLRFSVSKTMRIAQNLYEAGHITYMRTDSVNLSDFALGSAKETITESFGSNYHHLRKYKTKSANAQEAHEAIRPTYFDKRKISNLSRDESVLYDLIWKRALASQMSDAKIEKTTASIAVSTSDHLFIATGEVILFDGFLKLYIESKDDDDSEEQDLSILPPLKVGQGLSMKEITATQRYTRPAARYTEAALVKKLEELGIGRPSTYAPIISTVQDRGYVVKEEREGKQREYKKLTLVASGKIITEDKTEITGADKGKLFPTDIAFIVNDFLVKNFPSILDFKFTAKVEKELDDIAKGEVERITMLNKFYQPFHKIVKETIESSDRATGSRELGKDPKTGLDLIVRMAKYGPVAQLYNPDNPEIKPRMASLKAGQRLDTITTEEALDLFKLPRIAGEFEGEELTIATGRFGPYVKHGGKFYSIPKNIDPLEIEEKECIELILTKRDVESARNIKSFTENPEIKILNGRFGPYITNGKVNAKIPKGKEPVSITFEEALKLIEESAVKEPVKRKRR
- a CDS encoding carbohydrate binding family 9 domain-containing protein; translation: MRVNIATVRFTLLILILISLTALSQNGEKSIKATRIQTAPELDGNDKESVWFSIPGDSSFLQIDPNPGEASAFPTTVKVAYTADALYVLFICFDPEPEKIIAREMKYDGFTSGDDNVKLILDTFGDQRNGYWFATNPLSVKNDALVAGRSYGEFNEDWDMIWDVSSAIHNNYWCAEFKLPFSSLKFPDRDIQNWKINFQRGIRRLSQDVIWSGAVRNGFLFDLTRAGQLTGLQGIKRGNPVYLLPYVNGGFQDINSEKETRFKAGLDLKYGISDAFTVDLTINTDFAQVEADIAEINLTRFPLYLPEKRDFFLEGHKLFSFNLASRNLAYYSRVIGIANGEGIPIIGGLKVTGSTGNLEAGLLSVQTEGTSTKNTTNYSVGRAKFGFGTNSYAGFIFSNVQSTDRYNRMGGLDLSFNFNDFLGDQNLVITSRIAASQDNNNNKDNLAGGLSVEFPNDLVNIFSSYGFTQKNFNPESGFISEAGVNEFVFNAAWSPRFNNGMLRRLKIIPVEFRMTHDPQGSMISFEYEATPLSLTFASNDRINLTFLRQFDKPEEDFRIFKNTVIQKGEYYGNMYGFSFESNPARQLFGGFEMVYGDYYGGKRFEFENELNATLNQNFGFSLGYRFNDLDVNSTRFQTNEFFTRIKYTMNVNVASFLLFQWNNEVEELNFNYKLNIKPSPGSDIYLVINKILSTHDGLRSKDLVVILKVSWMFVI
- a CDS encoding SpoIIE family protein phosphatase, giving the protein MKILYSSAESLAQQLKVYLAPGGMIIHSAQDGLLDSVKLEKPSAIILLPDEVNIDVLLAVRFASPSSFIIVAGSDLPSDWLKELFNHNCIHFFLDERNIDSESDLLKHSFWSHYFVRRKIDQTENRTEYFFARIKFLHEITIKMLENKPLGRLLDEIMLASQHVLDAEKSSFMLYDPKDGLLHFHVLEGASENIIKDRPLELGSGIAGWVAKHRIAQLVDDCYTDKRFNPNFDKISNFRTRNMVCAPIIKNDMLLGVISVLNKRGDSKFLVEDVQLLETLAGQCAVAIENARLLDSKIENEAIKKELEMAFKIQQKLLPSELPVFKSLSVSAKLIPAQEVGGDYYSVHRLSENRCLLMVADVSGKGIPAALLVSTIDATLHTIIKLKGDDLDPKFIAETINSVLCDVTTSEKFATAWIGILDMNSGILKSINAGHNEPILFKSSNSSIIRLRKGGIFLGVVPFDYEVETLEFSKDDIIVFFSDGVVEAMDTRLNLYSDKKLVELVQQNSHLSSGELVDMIVKDVLHHEENTQQSDDITICIAKGL